A window of Fragaria vesca subsp. vesca linkage group LG7, FraVesHawaii_1.0, whole genome shotgun sequence contains these coding sequences:
- the LOC101297007 gene encoding membrane steroid-binding protein 2-like encodes MALQLWETLKEAIVAYTGLSPATFFTLLALLVAAYHILSGLFGPSETHHQPRNLEEMQPLLPPVQVGEVTEEELKQYDGTDPKKPLLMAIKGQIYDVSQSRMFYGPGGPYALFAGKDASRALAKMSFEDKDLTGDTTGLGPFELEALQDWEYKFMSKYVKVGTIKSTVPETQGESTSDAPKAEDVPSESPAVKSEETSSSTADAKEE; translated from the exons ATGGCTCTGCAACTCTGGGAAACACTCAAGGAGGCGATCGTGGCCTACACGGGCCTATCTCCGGCGACCTTCTTCACACTCCTGGCTCTTCTCGTCGCCGCTTACCATATCCTCTCCGGGCTCTTTGGGCCGTCGGAGACCCACCACCAGCCCAGAAACCTGGAGGAGATGCAGCCTCTGCTGCCGCCGGTCCAGGTCGGCGAGGTCACCGAGGAGGAGCTCAAGCAGTACGACGGAACCGATCCCAAGAAGCCTCTGCTTATGGCCATCAAGGGTCAGATCTATGACGTGTCTCAGAGCAG GATGTTTTATGGACCTGGAGGTCCTTATGCTCTATTTGCAGGAAAAGATGCTAGCAGGGCTCTTGCAAAAATGTCTTTTGAAGACAAAGATCTCACTGGTGATACCACTGGTCTTGGTCCTTTTGAGCTTGAGGCCTTGCAAGATTGGGAATATAAGTTCATGAGTAAGTATGTCAAGGTTGGTACCATTAAGAGTACAGTTCCAGAAACTCAGGGGGAATCCACTAGTGATGCCCCTAAAGCTGAAGATGTTCCATCAGAAAGCCCAGCTGTTAAATCTGAGGAAACCTCCTCATCTACTGCTGATGCTAAGGAAGAGTAG